The following are from one region of the Juglans regia cultivar Chandler chromosome 10, Walnut 2.0, whole genome shotgun sequence genome:
- the LOC108997128 gene encoding cinnamoyl-CoA reductase-like SNL6 — MGILGSEESVRVELEEIQRMLVACAGLQRRKDEDEQFKGVRVPSMGLVDTDDADKLVCVTSGVSYLGLAIVKKLLARGYSVRIIVENQEDVDRLREMENSGEMRACNNNISAVMAKLTEIESLSEAFHGCLGVYHTSAFTDPTGLSGYTKYMAEIEARACENVMRACARTPSVRKCVLTSSILACIWRGDSQHDLSPVINHDCWSDESFCLEKKLWQALGKLRAERVAWRIAKETGLKLATICPGLITGPEFSCRNPTATIAYLKGAQEMYSNGLLATVDVNKLAEAQVCVFEAMDKNAGGRYLCFDDVVDRQKAEKLALELRMPINKICGNVSAAGDVPARFRLSNKKLSSLITETHGCCDREC; from the exons ATGGGGATTTTGGGGTCAGAAGAGAGCGTGAGGGTGGAGTTGGAGGAAATCCAGCGGATGCTGGTGGCTTGTGCTGGCCTGCAAAGAAGGAAAGACGAGGATGAACAGTTCAAAGGAGTTCGTGTTCCTTCCATGGGCTTGGTCGACACCGATGATGCAGACAAGTTGGTTTGTGTCACCAGTGGTGTCTCTTATTTAGGACTCGCCATTGTAAAGAAGCTCTTGGCTCGTGGCTACTCTGTCCGGATCATCGTCGAAAACCAGG AAGATGTAGACAGATTGAGGGAGATGGAGAACTCAGGAGAGATGAGGGCATGTAACAACAATATATCTGCAGTTATGGCGAAGTTAACCGAGATTGAAAGCTTGTCAGAAGCATTCCATGGCTGTCTTGGCGTATATCACACCTCTGCATTCACAGATCCAACTGGCCTTTCTGGCTATACA AAATACATGGCGGAGATAGAGGCGAGGGCCTGTGAAAATGTGATGAGAGCTTGCGCAAGAACACCATCGGTAAGAAAGTGTGTGCTTACATCCTCGATCTTGGCTTGCATTTGGCGGGGCGACAGCCAACATGATCTCTCCCCTGTAATAAACCATGATTGCTGGAGTGATGAATCATTCTGCTTAGAGAAAAAG TTGTGGCAAGCATTGGGCAAGCTGAGGGCAGAGAGGGTAGCATGGAGAATTGCCAAGGAGACGGGGCTAAAACTGGCCACCATTTGCCCGGGACTCATTACTGGTCCCGAATTTTCTTGTAGAAATCCAACGGCAACAATTGCTTATCTTAAAG GAGCACAAGAAATGTATTCCAACGGCTTGCTAGCAACTGTAGATGTAAACAAATTGGCAGAGGCTCAAGTTTGTGTTTTTGAGGCAATGGACAAGAACGCAGGAGGCAGATACCTTTGCTTCGATGATGTCGTTGATAGGCAGAAAGCAGAAAAGTTAGCACTAGAACTAAGGATGCCAATAAACAAGATTTGTGGGAATGTATCTGCTGCTGGGGATGTTCCGGCTCGGTTTCGGTTGTCGAATAAGAAGCTTTCTAGTCTAATTACAGAAACACACGGATGTTGTGACAGAGAGTGTTAA
- the LOC108997111 gene encoding serine/threonine-protein kinase BLUS1-like yields the protein MEYVSEKRFPVNAKDYKLYEEVGEGVSASVYRALCVPLNEIVAIKVLDLEKCNNDLDGIRREVHTMSLIDHPNVLRAHCSFTSGHSLWVVMPYMSGGSCLHIMKSGYPEGFEEPVIATLLREVLKALVYLHAHGYIHRDVKAGNILIDSNGVVKLADFGVSAGMFDTGDRQRSRNTFVGTPCWMAPEVMQQLHGYDFKADIWSFGITALELAHGHAPFSKYPPMKVLLMTLQNAPPGLDYERDKRFSKSFKEMVATCLVKDPKKRPASEKLLKHHFFKQARPNEYLANTILDGLAPLGDRFRMLKAKEADLLVQNKALYGDKDQLSQQEYIRGISAWNFNLEDLKTQAALIQDDGMPNAEDQDVTKKQKDRHDDVVFPAERQSRERVSNENAPPNHEDGFNDLHDLESSLHSFPIKPLQALKGCFDVCEDDDIVSSPIAVDQRNGRSESESSEQSFLLPRHVIPEHKKFLSGSLLQENALSPKRFLGDGDRDYLQPKFQADRNYSGSLLYRQKKDANNISSVEDSSEGAVVQRKGRFKVTSADLSPKGPTSCIFSPISGCSANPTSPSLTSSSILPSLQCILQQNAMQREELIKLIKYVEQTSGKQAESAEAVPSDLLQMPPATSREKELQFQVNHLQRSVESLVEELRRHKMKNAQLEKQLNALVNREKFRKEDEEAQ from the exons ATGGAGTATGTATCAGAGAAAAGATTCCCCGTCAATGCAAAggattataaattatatgaagaAGTTGGTGAAGGAGTCAGCGCCTCTGTGTACAGGGCTCTCTGCGTTCCACTTAATGAGATAGTTGCAATCAAGGTTCTTGATCTAGAAAAGTGCAATAATGACCTG GATGGCATCCGACGAGAGGTACATACAATGAGCTTGATTGACCATCCAAATGTATTACGGGCGCATTGCTCTTTCACTTCTGGCCACAGCCTTTGGGTTGTGATGCCATACATGTCTGGTGGGTCCTGCCTTCATATAATGAAGTCTGGTTATCCTGAAGGTTTTGAAGAACCTGTTATTGCTACTTTATTACGTGAGGTTCTGAAAGCTCTTGTTTATCTTCATGCCCATGGTTACATCCATAGAGATGTGAAG GCTGGGAATATCTTAATTGATTCTAATGGTGTAGTCAAGTTAGCTGATTTTGGTGTGTCAGCAGGCATGTTTGATACTGGAGATAGGCAACGTTCCAGAAATACTTTTGTTGGGACTCCATGCtg GATGGCTCCTGAAGTTATGCAGCAATTGCATGGTTATGACTTCAA AGCAGATATATGGTCATTTGGAATAACAGCACTTGAACTTGCTCATGGCCATGCCCCATTTTCCAAGTACCCACCAATGAAA gTTTTGCTGATGACATTACAAAATGCACCTCCAGGTTTGGACTATGAAAGAGACAAGAGATTTTCAAAG tccTTCAAAGAGATGGTAGCCACTTGCTTAGTGAAGGATCCAAAAAAACGTCCAGCTTCAGAAAAGCTATTAaagcatcatttttttaaacaagcaCGCCCAAACGAATATCTGGCTAATACCATTCTCGATGGCCTTGCTCCTTTGGGTGATCGGTTTAGGATGCTGAAG GCAAAAGAGGCCGATCTTCTTGTGCAGAACAAAGCTCTCTATGGGGATAAGGATCAGTTATCTCAG CAAGAGTACATTCGAGGCATAAGTGCCTGGAATTTCAACCTTGAGGATTTAAAAACTCAGGCTGCCCTT ATTCAGGATGATGGCATGCCAAATGCCGAAGATCAGGATGTTACTAAGAAGCAAAAAGACAGACATGATGATGTCGTGTTCCCAGCTGAGAGACAGTCCCGGGAAAGGGTCAGCAACGAAAATGCTCCACCTAATCATGAG GATGGTTTCAATGATCTTCATGATTTGGAGAGTTCACTTCATTCATTTCCAATAAAACCTCTTCAAGCACTTAA GGGTTGTTTTGATGTTTGTGAGGATGATGATATTGTGAGTAGTCCAATAGCTGTGGAtcaaagaaatggaagaagtgagagtgagagttcaGAACAGAGTTTTCTTTTACCACGGCATGTCATTCCTGAGCATAAAAAATTTTTGAGTGGTTCGCTACTGCAAGAGAACGCTCTATCTCCTAAAAGATTTCTTGGTGATGGGGATAG GGATTATCTACAGCCAAAATTTCAAGCCGACCGTAACTATAGTGGTTCATTGTTGTACCGTCAGAAGAAAGATGCCAATAACATTTCATCAG TTGAGGATTCATCAGAAGGAGCGGTTGTTCAACGTAAAGGGCGCTTTAAAGTCACTTCGGCTGACCTCAGCCCCAAG GGTCCTACAAGCTGCATATTTAGCCCAATTTCTGGATGTTCAGCCAATCCAACAAGCCCTAGCCTTACATCTTCCTCAATTCTCCCGTCTTTGCAATGTATTCTGCAGCAGAATGCCATGCAAAGG GAAGAACTCATTAAATTGATTAAGTATGTGGAACAAACCTCTG GCAAGCAAGCAGAGTCAGCTGAAGCTGTCCCAAGTGACCTGTTGCAG ATGCCTCCTGCTACCTCCAGGGAGAAAGAGCTTCAGTTTCAGGTGAACCATCTGCAACGAAG TGTTGAGAGTCTTGTTGAGGAATTGCGGAGACATAAGATGAAAAATGCCCAG TTAGAAAAACAATTGAATGCTTTGGTCAACAGagaaaagtttagaaaagaGGATGAAGAAGCACAATGA
- the LOC108997090 gene encoding universal stress protein A-like protein, with amino-acid sequence MMREGEPTRIMLGVNVSTLKGYPYASISCTRAFEWTLQKIVRSKTSAFKLLFLYVHVPDEDSFDDMDSIYASPEDFKSMMSRDRVMGLHLLQYFVTRCHEIRVSCVAWIKTGDPKKVICHEVKRVRPDFLVLGNRGLGLFQRIFIRTVSDFCVKHAECPVITIKRRADEIPEDPADD; translated from the exons ATGATGAGGGAGGGCGAACCGACTAGGATAATGCTCGGGGTGAACGTGTCGACACTGAAGGGGTATCCATATGCATCAATAAGCTGCACAAGAGCATTCGAGTGGACTCTCCAGAAGATCGTTCGCTCCAAGACCTCTGCCTTCAAGCTTCTCTTTCTTTACGTTCATGTCCCCGACGAAGACA GTTTTGATGACATGGATAGCATTTATGCATCACCTGAAGATTTCAAAAGCATGATGAGTAGGGACAGGGTAATGGGGCTTCATCTACTACAATACTTTGTCACTAGATGTCATGAAATCCGG GTTTCTTGTGTCGCGTGGATCAAGACAGGTGATCCCAAAAAGGTAATCTGCCATGAGGTGAAGCGAGTCCGGCCGGATTTTCTGGTTTTGGGAAACCGGGGTCTTGGCCTGTTCCAGAG GATTTTCATAAGAACAGTAAGCGACTTTTGCGTGAAGCATGCTGAATGCCCTGTCATCACAATCAAACGCAGGGCAGATGAAATACCTGAGGATCCAGCTGATGACTGA
- the LOC108997129 gene encoding uncharacterized protein LOC108997129, whose amino-acid sequence MFCIPLHLDPVHYPPSRDSADTLARASVVNWHRFRARVGLPMSRGASLTLGESLTNTIAIFNLRLRDPSRFFRANSGCDSMADEAKIHQPKPEIIGNEKELEEESKTKEELTLPPPPEKPLPGDCCGSGCVRCVWDIYYEELEAYDKLCKSNSESKSTPS is encoded by the coding sequence ATGTTTTGTATTCCTCTTCATTTGGATCCCGTTCATTACCCTCCCTCGCGAGATTCAGCCGATACCTTAGCTAGAGCCTCCGTTGTCAATTGGCACAGATTTCGAGCCCGTGTCGGCTTGCCCATGAGCCGTGGAGCCTCTCTAACCCTGGGAGAAAGCTTGACCAACACAATCGCCATCTTCAACCTTCGGCTCCGAGATCCATCGCGATTCTTCCGCGCCAACTCCGGCTGCGACTCCATGGCCGACGAGGCAAAAATCCATCAACCAAAACCGGAGATCATCGGGAACGAGAAGGAATTAGAAGAAGAATCGAAGACGAAGGAGGAATTGACGTTGCCGCCGCCGCCAGAGAAGCCGCTGCCGGGGGATTGCTGTGGCAGTGGATGCGTGCGGTGCGTGTGGGACATATACTATGAGGAGCTCGAGGCTTATGACAAGCTTTGCAAAAGCAATTCTGAGTCTAAATCCACGCCCTCCTGA
- the LOC108997088 gene encoding uncharacterized protein LOC108997088, whose amino-acid sequence MGTVETRSKTLAGGSRPAAEPAIPRVSPEKPLKESLAGSAGSGSGPERTLLNGDMDAEVVQVVKTRVVETEVSSKDEYGLEDSDMRGVSSLLKLKASVRKFEVEDGSDNERESVEERRDLVEKFGSEENDGSSSDNEEDSDGKIEAIEVPIEDTSENDDGKAEEDMVDDGYNFSVGDFVWGKIRSHPWWPGQVYDPSDASDCAVKFKVRDRLLVAYFGDGTFAWCQPSQLKHFEDNFEEMSRQSNSKSFVYAVQSAVDEIGRLLGLEMTCSCVTNQNGNGIDNRVLVANAGIKDGVLLPEGRIGKLSNIWSQPVDLLAEMKRIAQTLSIHGALGLGVLKSRLAAFYHAKGHYHLPMYHEPQPIPGLEDNLDYSIVGIRSTVEVPIHGPFTDDWISSLVSPKFGQTSQTTMQTCQGNSEDRLCQRRKQKSIAEIMEGSIDAQAKCKVWDVAKVGANSAKQVPSSRRKKRKNSDQTDGQGGNDVTSATASLKKAKMLGPLSDGKAPSVDNDGSWSREETRKSPRRKKNYGVSVEIAHDRGKELTNDEPASTKRELKNVEVQLSDGEAKGQNEKGVVSRERKKSKYLSPPFTSLIRGQQRKEKETGSLEVSDEARLGDQIIAGSPSIQKCNDKIFLKKLSQEIDLGREPSDISSPRTPKQDRTSIVDPLKVKASANEVLSEVRRAALNPLNPMEKKSFEMVEGFLSVLRSSVYRDGSVSKAEKKHQSGRKRENLDSEPGSLDNDRNDTNNKSTGHVSELRTRKKNKEAESDEAKPKRVAEKQWTGKRNKEAQPHENKPKSVTEETDARRNNKAELHEAKRVRAAEKQRTEKNKEAESYDKSKPKRAFEKHDARRNDKAELCEAKPERAAKKPDAKLDKSKQAAGTPDNTDRKGSPTVISLTFGPESSLPSKANLVRIYRKFGMLNEAETEVFSNNFCARVAFVRSSDAEEAYSHSLHSNPFKAATVTFDLQYPSTQLKTRELREITLPKASPPIYGKTPEKTSSSPQLQLDFVRQKLEIMNSMLVNSDGEVSLELKYKLESEIKGLLESVSTMVGSSSS is encoded by the coding sequence ATGGGAACAGTTGAAACACGGTCTAAAACCCTAGCCGGGGGTTCTCGTCCTGCAGCTGAACCAGCTATACCGCGTGTCTCCCCTGAAAAGCCCCTTAAAGAGAGTCTTGCCGGTTCGGCCGGTTCTGGGTCCGGTCCTGAGAGAACCCTTCTGAATGGTGATATGGATGCTGAGGTTGTTCAAGTAGTTAAGACTCGGGTGGTTGAGACCGAGGTTTCGAGTAAAGATGAATATGGGCTTGAGGACTCTGATATGAGAGGAGTGTCTTCCTTGTTGAAATTGAAAGCAAGTGTCAGAAAATTTGAGGTTGAAGATGGTAGCGACAACGAGAGGGAGAGTGTTGAAGAGAGAAGGGATTTGGTAGAGAAATTTGGGAGTGAAGAAAATGATGGTTCTTCGAGCGATAATGAGGAGGATTCGGATGGGAAAATTGAGGCTATTGAGGTTCCGATTGAAGATACAAGTGAGAACGACGACGGGAAAGCTGAGGAGGATATGGTTGATGACGGGTATAATTTTTCTGTGGGTGACTTTGTGTGGGGTAAGATTCGGAGTCACCCATGGTGGCCAGGGCAGGTATATGATCCTTCGGATGCTTCGGATTGCGCAGTCAAGTTCAAAGTGAGGGACCGGCTGCTTGTGGCATATTTTGGGGATGGCACCTTTGCTTGGTGCCAACCTTCTCAGCTGAAACACTTTGAAGACAATTTTGAAGAGATGTCAAGGCAAAGTAACTCGAAAAGCTTTGTTTATGCTGTGCAGAGTGCTGTGGATGAGATTGGTAGGCTTTTAGGGCTAGAGATGACTTGTTCTTGTGTAACAAATCAGAATGGAAATGGAATTGATAATAGAGTATTGGTAGCTAATGCTGGAATCAAGGATGGAGTCCTTTTGCCTGAAGGCAGAATAGGGAAGCTTTCAAACATTTGGTCTCAACCAGTGGACCTTCTTGCTGAAATGAAACGTATTGCGCAGACTCTTTCCATACATGGTGCACTTGGGCTGGGGGTGTTGAAGAGCCGGCTGGCAGCTTTTTATCATGCAAAGGGGCATTATCATTTGCCCATGTATCATGAACCACAACCAATTCCAGGCCTAGAAGACAATTTGGATTATAGCATAGTGGGCATTCGCAGCACGGTAGAAGTCCCAATTCACGGGCCTTTCACAGATGATTGGATTTCTTCACTGGTAAGTCCCAAGTTTGGCCAAACTTCTCAAACCACGATGCAGACGTGCCAAGGGAATTCAGAGGATAGACTGTGTCAGAGAAGGAAGCAGAAAAGCATTGCTGAAATTATGGAAGGGAGCATTGATGCTCAGGCCAAATGTAAGGTTTGGGATGTGGCTAAAGTAGGGGCAAACTCAGCCAAGCAGGTGCCATCATctaggaggaagaagaggaaaaacagtgaCCAAACTGATGGTCAGGGTGGCAATGATGTGACTTCTGCGACGGCGTCTTTGAAAAAGGCTAAAATGTTGGGTCCATTAAGTGATGGCAAAGCTCCAAGTGTCGACAATGATGGCAGCTGGAGCAGGGAAGAAACTAGGAAGAGCccaaggaggaagaaaaattacGGTGTCAGCGTTGAAATTGCTCATGATCGTGGCAAAGAACTAACTAATGATGAACCTGCCTCAACAAAAAGGGAGTTGAAGAATGTTGAAGTTCAACTAAGTGACGGCGAGGCCAAAGGACAAAATGAAAAAGGCGTTGTGTCAAGGGAAAGGAAGAAGAGCAAGTACTTGTCCCCTCCCTTCACTAGTCTAATTAGGGGTCaacagaggaaagaaaaagaaacagggTCCCTTGAAGTTTCTGACGAAGCTCGTTTAGGGGATCAGATTATTGCTGGCTCCCCTTCAATTCAGAAGTGTAACGATAAAATATTTCTGAAGAAACTCTCCCAAGAAATTGATCTGGGCCGTGAGCCATCTGACATCTCCAGCCCTCGAACACCGAAACAAGATCGGACCTCGATAGTTGATCCCTTGAAAGTTAAGGCATCTGCTAATGAAGTGCTATCTGAAGTTCGACGAGCAGCTCTTAATCCCTTGAATCCCATGGAAAAGAAGTCATTTGAAATGGTTGAGGGCTTTCTGTCCGTACTCAGAAGTTCAGTCTATCGAGATGGATCAGTCTCCAAGGCGGAAAAAAAACATCAATCTggtagaaagagagagaatctaGACTCGGAACCTGGGTCATTGGATAACGACCGGAATGATACTAACAACAAATCAACTGGACATGTATCAGAACTTAGGACGaggaaaaagaacaaagaagcaGAGTCAGATGAAGCTAAACCAAAGAGAGTTGCTGAGAAACAGTGGACGGGGAAAAGGAACAAAGAAGCACagccacatgaaaataaaccaaAGAGTGTTACTGAAGAAACAGATGCGAGGAGAAATAACAAAGCAGAGTTACATGAAGCTAAAAGAGTGAGAGCTGCTGAGAAACAGAGGACGGAGAAGAACAAAGAAGCAGAATCATACGATAAAAGTAAACCAAAGAGAGCTTTTGAAAAACATGACGCTAGGAGAAATGACAAAGCAGAGTTATGCGAAGCTAAACCAGAGAGAGCTGCTAAAAAACCAGATGCAAAGTTGGATAAATCAAAGCAGGCTGCTGGAACGCCTGATAACACAGATAGAAAAGGTTCACCCACAGTGATTTCGTTGACATTTGGCCCAGAATCCTCTTTGCCTTCTAAAGCTAATCTGGTTAGAATTTATCGCAAGTTTGGGATGCTGAATGAAGCAGAAACAGAGGTGTTCTCAAACAATTTCTGTGCTCGGGTTGCCTTTGTAAGGAGCTCTGATGCGGAGGAAGCCTACAGTCATTCACTACACTCCAACCCTTTTAAAGCTGCCACAGTGACTTTCGACCTGCAATATCCCTCAACTCAATTGAAGACTCGTGAACTAAGAGAAATAACACTGCCAAAAGCTTCTCCTCCGATCTATGGCAAGACTCCAGAGAAGACATCTTCTTCACCGCAATTACAACTTGACTTCGTAAGGCAGAAACTTGAGATAATGAACTCAATGCTGGTGAACTCGGATGGCGAGGTGTCACTGGAGTTGAAATACAAATTAGAAAGCGAGATAAAAGGGCTTCTGGAGAGTGTGAGCACCATGGTTGGATCTTCCTCATCCTAG
- the LOC108997127 gene encoding 50S ribosomal protein L12, chloroplastic-like: MASTLSTFPLKCSPYPTPSISPYPTYTPKSTLHFPLTSTFNLSHRCTHFRPLSAVSAPEKIEKLGADISSLTLEEARILVDYLQDKLGVSAASFAPAAAVAAAPGVGGGESAAAVEEKTEFDVVIENVPSNARIAVIKAVRALTSLALKEAKELIEGLPKKFKEGVSKDEAEEAKKQLEEAGAKIAIV; this comes from the coding sequence ATGGCGAGCACTCTCTCCACGTTCCCCCTCAAGTGTTCCCCGTATCCTACGCCCTCTATCTCCCCTTATCCTACTTACACTCCCAAATCCACCCTCCACTTCCCCTTAACCTCTACTTTTAACCTCAGCCACCGCTGCACCCATTTTCGTCCTCTCTCCGCCGTGTCCGCTCCCGAGAAGATTGAGAAGCTCGGCGCCGACATCTCCAGCCTCACCCTCGAGGAGGCCAGAATCCTCGTCGACTACCTCCAGGACAAGCTCGGCGTCTCTGCCGCGTCCTTCGCCCCCGCCGCTGCCGTCGCAGCCGCACCCGGAGTCGGCGGCGGAGAATCTGCCGCTGCCGTCGAGGAGAAGACCGAGTTCGACGTGGTGATCGAGAACGTGCCCAGCAACGCCAGGATCGCGGTGATCAAGGCGGTGAGGGCCCTGACGAGCCTGGCGTTGAAGGAGGCCAAGGAGCTCATCGAAGGTTTGCCCAAGAAGTTCAAGGAGGGGGTGTCCAAGGACGAGGCTGAGGAGGCCAAGAAGCAACTCGAGGAGGCTGGGGCTAAGATCGCCATTgtttaa